gtaacttttaattatgtttgattaACCTTTATACtctatataaacaaaattgatagataacattttaaagggttatatgattaattttaaatattattagtaattttgaataaataatttttattaaaatgaaaaaaaattatcactaaaaatacTTCGTAGATAACCTTTTTCTTATATAAGGATAACTTTTAAGTATATTTTgaattaacttttactccggtgtacaatatttattaaacaccacttgtaaataagaatttatgtttattttttacCCCCACATGTTGATAACAAGTTTAACATTCCACTTTTAAGGTTCGGAGATGAGACAATCTTTTAAGGATGTTGAAAaattttagtttactttttcTATGTAGATTAACTAGTTATTAATTCGGGTGATATACACTCTGTATATATAGTCATATTATATAATGCGACTATATGAGATCACAATTTTTAGTTGGTTTATTATAGTTCATGGCATAATGAAGTATGATTGGTTAGCCAGTTTAGTTACGCGGGTCTGCGCTTGAGCCACTTTCAAATATTATTCAACTTATGTGGTTCGATTATGTAACCTCTAAGTCACAAGGTAAGTCCTCAACGAACTTGTGTTGATTGAGAATACTCTTTACATGAAGTATGGATTGTtacaggttttttttttttaaaggtaagATGAAGTGTATTACCAGATTAAAACTCCGAACGAGTTAGCAGGCTAGACACTTTGAGAGTGAGAGGATGGTAAAGAGAACCCTCCTTTAAAGTGCCCCTAGTGGGGATTGTACCTCCAACCTTTTGGTTGGAAAAATGAATCATTTCCACTAGGCCAATATATTGCTTGGTATGGATCGTTATTGATGAAACAAAATACACAACAAAATTGAATTAATACGTAGTAATTCCTTTGTGTCTAAAGTAATAGGCCGGTTGCGTGTTTGAGTTTTGATTGACACATATTTACATAAgaaacattttgatttgaagCCGTGAACGCATTTTCATAATAAGAAAATTAAACATGTGACgaaagatattttttttttgtccttagGTTTTATAAATTGTTAGATGTTTTAACTCattgaaaaatatttttaaatcgTATAAATCTTTTTTCTTCTCTAACTTAATGATGTACAACATGAATTATAGTATTTGGTCCCTAATAAGTACGGAGTACCTACTAGCGGTCATTGTTTTTTAAAGGTCGTAACTCGTAAAAGCTGATATCATAGCTAATTGAAAATTGTACATAAAAAAACTTTTGGAGTAGGCGACACTCATGACGGAGAGAGAGAAAGTCGGTATAAATACTACACACAAGAGATATCATATATGGCTCTCTTGAAATGTTGTTATCTCAACCACTCATAGAAAATTGCAACCCTAATTGTTACGTAGTGATTATATAAATAAGATGATTTCCATATTGAAGTTGGTAGCAGGAGAATTCATTAGTACACTTTTGTCTTAATTCTGATTACGCAAAACAAGCTTTTCAAGAGGATCTTAAGAATATTCCAAGTAGCTCCAATTATCATTTTGtgttttatattttgtattGTCTAAGCTGTTTTGGCTTTAATGAGTAGCTTTTTCGGGGTGCAATGAGTCATAGGACGCAATATACAATATGTGGTTTTGAATTTATGTATTTTTTGATTACTTGTAAATGAGTATCAGAGTATGTAGCTATTGATTTTCTTTTGTGTTTTGTtcttatacaaaaaaaaaaatcggatttttcatgagatacccccgaggtttaagtttattcaccaaataccctcgttgtttcagtaatTCACTAAATACCCCCGAAGTTTCTTTTTCTCGCATGAAATGCCCTTAATGACCCTTAATGACATACgacgttaagtctccgttagtGTGTTTTTACTATTCTACCCCTACTTCAACTTCTACACCCaacctttctttttcctttttcctatGTTCTTCCCTCAAAAAACACCAACTCTCTCACTTCCCCACTCTCTCCGCCGCCCTTCCTCAACCACCATCCTCTTTCTCCTTCCTCCGCCACCTCTCCTCTTCTTCTCCGCTTATGATGCATTTCAAACTTTTCTGCCTAGTCGTGCGCCCACACACCAGATTCATGCGCTAGCACAAAAACACGGAGCAACGACTCACCGATTTATTTTGCGCAAAGGGGGCTGTGTTCTGTTCGGAGGAGCAACAAGAATATATGGAatatagcagcagcagcagcccgAGGTGGGGAGATTAGAGAGCAATTAGAAAACAGATTTTGTAGCTTAGAATTGgaattttagtttttcggagtTTGATTTTTTCCTTCTTCGTTTTTCTTATTTTCGTTTGGCAGCCCATTTTTTATGTTCGAAGATAGCAGCAACAATAGCGTAATTAGAGGAtcagcaacaacaacatttAGGTAGATTAGAGCAATTAGAAGTTCGAATTTTTGTTTAGATTTGCGTTTTCTATGATTAGAATTCATAAATTTCAGATTCTCTTCTCCATTTTTCTggtttttgttcttcattttcatattttagttcttcgatttccaaattcaatttaatttatggtAAACCATTTTGGTGAATTACCCAATTAATTTCAAGGTAAGTTTTAATTACTAGCTTGTTTTTGCAATTTTTGTTGGGTATTGAATTgggtttgtgtttttttttggtttaaaaGTTGGATTTTTATTTGGGTAACGgttgaattttattttcatgGTGGATTTTTATTGTTTAGTTTGTGGAATTGAATGATTCGATAGTAACTGATTAtgatcaaggttttaatttgaTGTCTCCGTGTTCAAATATTTTGGGTTTGTTAAGTTTTTGTCGTAGTTGATTGGATTGAATAAGTTGTGATGAATAAACAGTTTGCTCATCGAATGTGTTGTTGTATGTTGTCAAGTTAAATTGTGTGAAATATTGTATACCATAGGACATATGGTGAAAATATCAGAAACCACAAGGGTATCTGGTGAAataaagtttttgaaataaagtttctaacggccacttaacagcagggttaagtcatgcgagaaaaagaaacctcaggggtatttggtgaattacggaaacaacgagggtatttggtgaataaacTTAAAACTTGGGGGTATTTCGTGaaaaaatctgaaaaaaaaattgagcttTGAGTGAAATTCAGCCAATGGGTTTATGAGTTATGATTTTCCCTGTAGACTGTAGTCCACTAGTGCATATGGAGCTAATTGTGCATAGAGTGGGTCATTTAAAACACTACATATTTGTGGTCCATAAATTAAGTGGGCTTTTCTAGAAAACCTAATTTGACCCAGCCCACTATAGACTATAAAGATAATAGCAAGTTTTTATGGACTCGGGTCCTAGGCCCATTGTGATCTCGTCTATTCGTCACAATTTAATTCAAATCATTTTCCACTTACACGGAGTATAAACTTACTTTTATAGAAATGAgcggaaataaggtgaacataacGGAGTGCTTGTAATAATTATTATCAGTAGCTTCTCTGCTTCtgacttataaggtagtttttgtaTCTCAAAATTTTGTCAAATGCGGTGCAAAACTGTTAGACACCccatgtttttcatatgtaagTTGTCCCACATtggagaaagaggagagaaaatACCACTTATAAGCTTGTGGAGTCACTCCCACTATTGCCAATTGGTTTTAGTGTGCAACCTCCATTGGACTTATAAGTGGACTGAACTCTCCTAACTCAAAACCTCTCCAATATTAGACTAAAGATAATTCACAACCAACAACAACAGTTTCAAAATCTAGAAAAAGAAATgtgaaaatgaagaaaaaacatgaaaattatttgatttggttgattgaaGCTTGAATCTCCTCAAGAGTTTTCCCCTTAGTTTCAGGTACTAATTTTGCCACAAAGAGGacattaagggcaccaatagcTGCATAGAAGTAAAAGGTGCCTGAAACCAAAGACATTCcagttaattttatttttaattagtaGTCCAAAATTAATGTTAAACCTAGCCTAAAATGAAAGGTTTAGTACCTGCAGCACTGTAGTTGAATAAGAAATTAAAAGTGTAGGAAACTGCCCATGCACAAAACCAGTGTACCAAATTCACCAGACCTCCTGCTGCCCCCTTCACATTTATTGGAAATATCTGCAAGCAGTAACATAAACGTTGCTATTTAGTCCTTAATCATTCAAATTAATCACACTATTTCGTGCTTATTTCTTGCAGAAAGTCGCCTTTTTGTTCAATTTCTTAAGCAAGACATCAAACCAAAGGATGAAGTTCTAAAATGGTGTCATACCTCTGACATCATAACCCATGGAATCGCTCCAACTCCAATAGAAAATGAACCGATATACATCTGATAGAATTGCAGTTTGTTAAAAATGAAGGGCTAAACAGTAGCAACATGACATATCATATAATATGATAGAATATTGGTTTAGATTAGATGAATTACCAGTGCTCCTCCTAGGACTAGATATGGAGCTTCTTTCTCCAAAAATCCGAGGTTCTGTATTACAATGTCACCTCTTAGATCTAATAACAAACCATAATACAGACATACAGTAATGTACTATAACAGAAAACTgtaatatatacttcgtatgtaaTTACCTTAGCAAAGAAAGCTGATCCTGCCATAAAACATCCTAAACACGTTCCTGCAGCCGAAACCTGCAGTTTGAGTTATAATCTGTTTGCTAAATCAGAGGTATTGATTGACCTGTTGTGGGATAAACTTTGCTTACCAGTAATAGAGGTTTACGTCCACTTCTGTCCATTAGCACTGCACCAATTGCTGTTATAGGTATCTGCAAAACAATCATATATGTTGTTTCTTAGTTTCATTGTGCGAGCGTTATTTAAACAAACTAAAGTCGTACAGAAATATAATCTACCTGTATACTTGCATACATTATGATTCCGAATTTGCCTGAAGGGAAACCTGACATTGCGTAATGTAACTAGACTAGTTAATATCAAGTATATCTTGAATAGAATATCGCTAGCTCAAATGAGTTCATATCAACTATATATCTTACCAGCAGCAACAAACATTTCGCTTGCATAGAATCCTATGCCGTTAGCACCACCAAGTTGCTGCAAAAGCATAAGTCCGACTCCAATCTACAAACCAAACAAATTTCACACAAATGATACTATATCATACTTAAACACGGAGTGGCAAAGATTATCTTTCGTGCTAATCAATGAAAAAAGtatttccaaaaaaagagaTCTCACAGTGACTGAACGCAAGTATCTCTGCTGGAAAAGGTCCAGCATCCTGGCTTTAGGCAGGTGTTGCACAGTTTCTATGTAATCCTGTCATGAAAATTATAGAGTTTAATCATTTGTTCAGCTATTATGTGGACttcattaaaatttaaaatcccATTAAATCAAATTGTTCTTAGAATATGATTGTATCAGACCTGAATTTCAGATGCTTCAGCTGAAATATCAGCATCTTTCCCTCGAAGCATTCTCAATGCATTTTCAAACCTTTTCATCTGCCCTGCTTTTGCCTGCATTTCATTTTATATGAAGTCTAGCATTTCAATAAATGGTAGAGTCAATATGACATGACATTCATATCTTACCAGCCATCTAGGTGACTCAGGTATGTAAACCAGGCCCACCAAAAGAATGATACATGGTATGATCCCTTCAAAGTTCCGATAAAAAGGAAGCAGAAATAAGAAGAAACAATATGTTAATGAAGCTTTTCGATCAATCTGTTTAAAACAACTTTATTGTACAATTTCAGTAAACAGTTTGTTCTAAGGGAGTAATCACCTGTTAGTGCTAACTGCCGCCATGTTACAACTGTTCCTACAAAACAAGCAGTTGCTGCTCCAATCACGATCATAAGCTGCAAAAAACAAGCACTCAGAATCTAATCCatctttcttttccctttccaTTAAGCAAATCATTTGATGATGGGAACGTGTAATGTACCTGATTAAGCGTACCTAAGCCCCCGCGTAGATTCTTTGGTGCAATTTCAGCTATGTAT
This Spinacia oleracea cultivar Varoflay chromosome 6, BTI_SOV_V1, whole genome shotgun sequence DNA region includes the following protein-coding sequences:
- the LOC110803968 gene encoding sugar transporter ERD6-like 7, producing the protein MGIEYDAEIGAREARHNAKEPLIQGQENKSSSEGKNDSKGSILVVFLSTMIAVMGSYEFGSCVGFTAPTQTSIVKDLNLSVAEFSLFGSILSIGAVLGATTSGRIADQIGRKGALAMSTVTCIGGWITIYFSQEAVSLDIGRFLTGYGIGVSSYVVPIYIAEIAPKNLRGGLGTLNQLMIVIGAATACFVGTVVTWRQLALTGIIPCIILLVGLVYIPESPRWLAKAGQMKRFENALRMLRGKDADISAEASEIQDYIETVQHLPKARMLDLFQQRYLRSVTIGVGLMLLQQLGGANGIGFYASEMFVAAGFPSGKFGIIMYASIQIPITAIGAVLMDRSGRKPLLLVSAAGTCLGCFMAGSAFFAKNLGFLEKEAPYLVLGGALMYIGSFSIGVGAIPWVMMSEIFPINVKGAAGGLVNLVHWFCAWAVSYTFNFLFNYSAAGTFYFYAAIGALNVLFVAKLVPETKGKTLEEIQASINQIK